tctggaATAGGAAGCAGCTGGGTTTGGAGAAATCAagtgtgggagcaattattaggaaatggaagacatacaagaccactgataatctcctcgatctggggctccacgcaagatctcaccccgtggggtcaaaatgatcacaagaacggtgagcaaaaatcccagatcCACACggtgggacctagtgaatgacctgcatagagctgggaccaaagtaacaaagcctaccatcagtaacacactatgccgccagggactcaaatcctgcagtgccagacgtgtccccctgcttaagccagtacatgtccaggcccgtctgaagtttgctagagagcatttggatgatccagaagaagattgggagaatgtcatatggtcagatgaaaccaaaatataactttttggtaaaaactcaactcgtcgtgtttggaggacaaagaatgctgagttgcatccaaagaacaccatacctactgtgaagcatggggtggaaacatcatgcttttttgtaacggatgtgaaatggctagctcagttagcggtggtgcgctaaatagcatttcaatcggtgatgtcacttgctctgagaccttgaagtagtggttcccctttctctgcaagggccgcagcttttgtggagcgatgggtaacgatgcttcgtgggtgactgttgttgatgtgtgcagagggtccctggttcgcgcccgggtatgggcgagggacggtctaaagttatactgttacactttggggctgtttttctgcaaagggaccaggacgaatgatccgtgtaaaggaaagaatgaatggggcccatgtatcgtgagattttgagtgaaaacctccttccatcagcaagggcattgaagatgaaacgtggctgggtctttcagcatgacaatgatcccaaacacaccgcccgggcaacgaaggagtggcttcgtaagaatcattccaaggtcctggagtggcctagccagtctacagatctcaaccccatagaaaatctttggagggagttgaaagtctgtgttgcccagcaacagccctaaaacatcactgctctagaggagatctgcatggaggagaatgggccaaaataccagcaacagtgtgtgaaccttgtgaagactttttacctctgtcattgccaacaaagggtatataacaaagtactgaggtaaacttttgttattgaccgaatacttattttccaccataatttgcaaataaataaataaaaaatcctacaatgtgattttctggatttcttttctcattttatatatatatatattttgcctgtcatagttgaagtgtacctatgatggaaattacaggcctctctcatctttttaagtggagaacttgcacaattggtggctgactaaatacttttttgccccactgtatttagcagtcttatggcttgggaatagaagctgttcaggagcctgtagACGTGACTTCTGTGCAAATTAAGTTTTTGCTGTCATCTAAAGAAATGCCTAGGAATGTGTTTATGGTTGAATTTTCTGTAAGTTTTCCTTCAAAACTGTTGCTCAATGCTGAGCACATTGTGGATTGTTAAGCAccacaagagagacagacagctctacAGCAGCTGCTAGCTACTGAGACCCAGAGCACACAGCCAAAGATTACAAAGATGggcagaaactgcttctccagTAGAAATCCCCTGTCGTCTTGTGCTGAACTACGCATGTGTGCAGGCCATCAAAGGTCCTTCAACATAATGATTTTGATTCGATTTTTGAAGTTGTTTTTCACAAAAATGAAAATGTATCAGTCGGTCACTTTGATGAGGTTGGAgtaacatgttcaactacttaagacattggctcGAATCTAGGCTGTACCTTTAGATTTCGAGAAACTATAGTAAAATTTCACTGTTCTCTTTGACTTCTCAAACTCCAAAACCCAGCCTGGTCTGCTTCGCAAGCGATCCCGGAAGTTTTGCGAGGTTGCTCCTCTGGGTTTAAAACTCTGTGGAATAGTAGAGCGCGTTGTGTGTTTTACTATAAAGGGTTCGTGCGGAAACACGGTTAAGGTGACGCAACAACTAATGGTTGCGTGGCAAGTCATCAACAGTGCCGATTAACAATAACATATGTGGTTAAatataattttttaaaacatttaatgtggttagctgatatctAAAATACCTATACAGGCATTGTAAGATCTGTCATGCGTCAGCAACGTCtattggtgctttcaagacaactgagaaCTAGGGGGCGAAAAACGAGATCAGTGATTTTGGGAACATTTCTAGAGCTACAAAGTTTCTAACTTGGGAATTTCGAGTCTATTTTCCCAGTCgtagatctttttttttttttttgcgccCTTGTAGTCGGAAATGTCTGAGTTCCGAGTTGAACGCTGCATAGGCATCGGAAGAAGACCAACATCTCCTTGCCGGTCCACAGTGTACAGCAACCATTTTGGTATTTATTCTAATGAACATGCCATATTGACCAATGGTAGCTCAACCTAGATCCCAATCGGCCAATCCGTAGACGACGCTGTGACTCGCCAAATAAGGAGATACAACTCCATAAAAGGAAACATTGTATCTCTTTATAAGGAGGAAAGTAGATCTTGGGTTGTAGTAAGTAGTCCGCTCTCGAATACATTATTGAAAAAATACATACGTTTTGTGTGAAAATGCACCACTGCAAGACTGATATTGCGTGATATTCGATGAAATATCTGCAGCCTTTGTGAATTGAAGGCGGATACCGACGACATTTTACGCGATTATGGTGTGAACTACATGACATGGCGGAGTAATAACGAATGCTCTCTTCGATTTTCCCTCTTTTTTGAGAAAGTGCTCTGAGTTTTGGAAATATAGGAGGTTGAGCTAAACTGAACCTGGCTGAAAGGTCTCAGGGGCAGCGTCACTTTTGAAAGTTTGCTTTAGTGGTTTCAAACAGATGACAATTTTGCAATGTCCGCAATTTCGTTGTTTGTTTACCTTTTTGGTGGTTGGGTTTTATGAACCGTGCTGTAATTTTTACTGACCCGCGCTCCAGCAGTCGGCTGACGATTTCAGGGACCGGGTCCTATAACTAGAATGCTACCAAGCCAGGCTGGATCAGCACAATCTGGAAACGGGTCAGCGTCTTTCAGGGATAACACAGGTCACGGTTCTGGGGTGATTGGGATTCGCCCTGTGTTGGTCAGAGCAAGGCAATCGAAAACTCGGGTCAGCGACAGCATCAGTGCGGTGGGGATGTTGGGGGGCAACAGTCCAGGAGTGGGTGCAAGAGGTGGGGCGAGACCAGGGAACGGGACGGGACCGACGATTCCACAGACCGCTGCTCAGGGAGGCATCGGTCTGAACATGGGAATTGGGGTTCGCGGAGGCAGCCGCTACGACCCTGACAAAGAGTGTGCGCCAATGGGTTGCAGTGGGTCGGACGCTGATTCAGACTCGGGGGATGAAGACGATCCGATGGGTTCAATCGGGGACAACAGAAGAAGTGTAAAGCGGGAGAGACTGGAGATGGAGGCTGCGGTGACAGGGCAGGAGGCCGGGATACCACCGGGGGGTTATGGTGTGGTCCCCCAAGGTGTCGCTGGCGCAAAGCCAGGGAAGAAGACACGTGGGCGCGTGAAGATAAAAATGGAATTCATCGACAACAAGTTGAGGCGATACACAACTTTTAGCAAGAGGAAGACTGGTATAATGAAGAAGGTGAGTGATCACAGTGACACTCAGGTGTGAGGGGACACTGTCGTGTCCACTTCAAAGTGTCACTTGGTCATACAAGATGTTGCATTGCTTGACGTGTATGGGGCACCTATAGACTACACTGACAGATAATGTAATCATTAGGTACATATATCAACTTTCTTGTACAATTACCTTCCCTTCTGTCACTGACTTATGATTTTTAACCAGTCGAAGGCCCATTCAACCCCAAATCACACACATAATTTGTCATAACCTGATGTAATAAGACTCCCAGACATAATGTGTAAATAACCAAGTGGGACATGTCATCTCTGCCAACAGTCATGACTGGCTCTGTCCTTTAAATAGACAAGAGCAACTGACATTTCGATTTCTGACCATGACCCTCTACGTACACACCTCCGTGTCCGTCTAAACTATTTTCAATTTATATTAATTTAATCATGTTTTCAAAGAGCCGTTTGTACTCCGTAGTTGAATGTTTCTCATTCAACCTTTTTTAAAGTAACTATATTACCTAATTGAGTAAAATAAGATGTAGGAGTACTGCAAACGAAGGTTGGTAAATTACTAAACACTCACTACTGTACATTCACTACTGCAGCCTTTGGTCAGCTGTTCAGATCACAGACCCCCTGGCCTACAGTGTGTCAGGCAGAGCCAACAGATGCCTAAACCCCAGAGTCAGAGGTCAGTCAAAGGGCACTAGGCAGACTAAACGGGCCACTGTAAGGAACACATGATGCTTCCATCATGCTCTAGCTCTCTGTCATACAGTAAGTCATCAGAGGAGGTCTGAAAGTGAAAACCCCATGGCTGCATCTGAAGTTGTGGCCGGTGTAGTCAGCATGTGATGCTGTTTGGACAAAAATACAATGATGTCATTCTTTTTGGCAAGACAGTATCAGATACAGTGCAatcagaaagttttcagaccccttttgtccacattttgttaaattgcagccgtattctaaaagtgattaaatatttttttccctcatcaatctacacacaataccccataatgacaaagtgaaaagttattaaaaaaatttaaaaaatgtattaaaaataacaaaacagataccttatttagataagtattcagatcctttgctatgagccttgaaattgagctcaggtgcatcctgtttccattgatcatccttgatcaatgtttctacaacttgattagagtccaccaatggtaaattcaattgattggacatgatttggaaaggcacacacctgtctaaatcaaatcaaatcaaatcaaattttatttgtcacatacacatggttagcagatgttaaatgcgagtgtagcgaaatgcttgtgcttctagttccgacaatgcagtgataaccaacaagtaatctaactaacaattccaaaactactgtcttatacacagtgtaaggggataaggaacatgtacataaggatatatgaatgagtgatggtacagagcagcatacagtagatggtatcgagtacagtatatacatatgagatgagtgtgtagacaaagtaaacaaagtggcatagttaaagtggctagtgatacatgtgttacataaggatgcagtcgatgatgtagagtacagtatatacatatgcatatgagatgaataatgtagggtaagtaacattatataaggtagcattgtttaaagtggctagtgatatatttacataattcccatcaattcccattattaaaatggctggagttgggtcagtgtcaatgacagtgtgttggcagcagccactcactgttagtggtggctgtttaacagtctgatggccttgagatagaagctgttttcagtctcggtcccagctttgatgcacctgtactgacctcgccttctggatgatagcggggtgaacaggcagtggttcgggtggttgatgtccttgatgatctttatggccttcctgtaacaacgggtggtgtaggtgtcctggagggcaggtagtttgccccggtgatgcgttgtgcagtcctcactacctctctggagagccttacggttgaggcggagcagttgccgtaccaggcggtgatacagcccgccaggatgctctcgattgtgcatctgtagaagtttgtgagtgcttttggtgacagttcatttcttcagcctcctgaggttgaagggtctcgagcttgatgacgagcttggaggtactatggtgttgaatgccgagctgtagtcgatgaacagcattctcacataggtattcctcttgtccaggtgggttagggcagtgtgcagtgtggttgagattgcatcgtctgtggacctatttgggcggtaagcaaggtggagtgggtctagggtgtcaggtagggtggaggtgatatggtccttgactagtctctcaaagcacttcatgatgacggaagtgagtgctacggggcggtagtcgtttagctcagttaccttagctttcttgggaacaggaacaatggtggccctcttgaagcatgtgggaacagcagactggtatagggattgattgaatatgtccgtaaacacaccggccagctggtctgcgcatgctctatataaggtcccacagttaacagtgcacgtcagagcaaagaccaagccacgaggtcaaaTACATTTTCCGTAGAGCTCCGGAGACAGGATTGTCGCACAGATATGTGTAAGGGTACCAAAATGTCTGCCGCATTGAAGGtcgccaagaacacagtggcctccatcattcttaaatagaagaagtttggaaccaccaatactcttcctataggtggcctcccggccaaactgagcaatctgagagaagggccttggtcacggggtgaccaagaacccgatagtaACTCTGACAGaacatgacagcagcacaacatggtagcagcacaaaacatggtacaaacattattgggcaaagacaacagcacaaagggcaagaaggtagggacaacaatacatcaggcgaagcagccacaactgtcagttaGTGTCCATGAtagagtctttgaatgaagagatggatataaaactgtccagtttgagtgttgtTACCCCCCCCAACAACTTgttccagttgctagctgcagcgaaAAGAAAAGTGAACTGAAAAGTGGAGTGACGCAGGGATGTgagtgcagcgacgctccccccatccaacctgacagagtttaaAAGGACTTGCAGAGAAGTATGGGAGAAACCCCCCGGatacaggcgtgccaagcttgtagtgttttacccaagaagacacaaggctgtaatcgctgacaaaggtgcttcaacaaagtactaagtcagaatacttatgtaaatgttatttttatatatttttttatacatttgtaaaaattctatgaacctgttttgctttgtcattatggcgtaatgtgtgtagatgaagggggaaaaacagcaatttaatccattttagaataaggctgtaacgtacagtaacaaaatgtggaaaagtcaaggggtctgaataatttccaatgcgttgtagctagctacatctatGGGCTTTATGATTTGCTGTCGTGCGTAATGTACAGTAGCCTATATCATAAATTATATGTATTGGATAACCGCacaatatatagattttttttgcGGGGGTGGCTTAGGATCATTAAATATCTTTAATGTAGGGCCCATAAAATGTGTTTAATGTAtggctcaggtagcatcaggcCTGGATTTTCAATCAAACCTCTAATCTAATCCAGACATAGGCCTATTTATATGCTTTATATAATGCTTTGAATGACACTTCCAGTTTTGGTGGGAAATACCGGGTTAACCAGGAGAAAAGTGATTTACTCTTGGAATGGAACATTTTGTGAAATGGCTGGAAAATATTCAACCCTATCTGTGCCCCACCTTGGCCATCCCAATCAAAATGTTCTGGACAAGTCACTGATTCAGTGGATTCATAATCCGTCATCAGTTATACTACACCACGAAGGCTCTAGTATCCGAGCATGCACATGGAATGTAGGCTACTCACTATTCCCTGTACCATCGTATCCAAGATCACGCATCATGTTTCAATTCTGACATTACCGTATGTCTGAAGCAGATCAGCACTTTGTCGAGCCAAAAGGCATCTGTTATCTCTCATGAAAGATAAGTTGGAGAACTGCTGCAATGCAGACCAACAGTCTTTTGGATTGTTTCACCAAAATAATTGTGATACCACTGCATTGTTTGATCTCATCTGACTGATGGGCAAGTCCCTGCTTTGCTCGTGCTTTCTTCCCTTTGGTATCCTCCTTTGTTGTCGTGGAAACTGAGGTTTCTGTATTGTACAGTGGGCTGCATGATTGTTCTGTGCCTTGAGTCGAGTTATGACAAAGTATGACAGGatttacagtaccttcagaaattattcatacccattgacttcttccacattttgttgttacagcttgaattcaaaatggattaaaattaTTTctcttacccatctacacacaataccccataatgacaaagtgaaaacatgtttttataaagtGTTGCACATTTTATGATAATTGAAGTACAGAactatcaaatttacataagtattcacacacctgagtcaatactttgtagaagcacctttggcagcaattacagctttgagtcatcttgggtatgtctgtatcagctttgcacatcctggatttggggattttctcaagctctgttaagttagatggAGAGCAGCGGTGAagagcaatcttcaagtctttccacagatttaatcggattcaagtctgggctttggctgggccactcaaggattttcacattcttgttccgaaaccattccagtgttgctttggctgtgtgcttggggtcattgtcctgcttggggtcattgtcctgttggaatatAAATCTTCACCCCAGTCCCCAGGTTGTTTGCattctgaagcaggttctcatcaaggatttgcctgaaTTTGgttccattcattgttccctccaTACATTCTTCCAGGCAAGCTATTGTCCAATGGATTGATGATCATATTATGAGCAACAAGATCTGCTCTTTTAGTCTGCAAACTGTGTCAGTGGAGGAGGTGTTAAGCCTGTTGAAGTCATTACTACCTGATGGTAAATCTACAGGGTATGGTCTTATGGACAATATTTTGCTTCGCTGTGCTGctccccagattgcagttccactGAAATACATATTTAATTGGTCACTGGAAAAGGGGATGTTTGCAAAGGTATGGAAGCATGTGAAACTGTGTCCTATTCCGAAAGACGGcaaagaacccattactcctgCTAATAGTCGACCAATTAGTATACTCCCTACACTCAGTAAGATATTggagggtattgtgagtagacaaaTATGGGAGAACATGGAAAGAATGATCTGattacagccaatcagcatgcttaTCGTAAAAAACATTCCACTACCACTGCATTGGTTGACATGACTGACCAGTGGCTCAATGCTATGGATAATGGCACGTTTGTGGgtgtacaattttttttttcaGTGCAGCATTTGATTCAGTGGATCATGAAATAATTTTGATAAAATTAACGCATTACGGTTTAAGGAGGTAGCATTGAATTGggtacagtcatatctaactgacaggaaacagtccacctATATCAATGGTTCATTTTCTTCGCCTCgtgttaaactgtggaataccgcagggcagctgcctTGGGCCACTTCTTTATTTAATATATACCAACGTTCTTCCCTATGCCTTAGCTGAAACTCAAGCTactatatttgcagatgatactaCAATTTATATCGCAAGACAATCGGTTAAACGAGTACAGCAAGCTTTACAAGGAGATTTGGAGAATATCAGGGAGAGGATTTGCCAAAACAAACTTGTTTTAAACATAAAGAACACCAAAGTGATGTTGGTCTGTTCAACTAGGAAAAGGccaaaacagcatgggatacaattaAGTATGGGAGGAGTACAAATTGACGAAGTGGAAGAAACCAAACTATTGGgagtgcagctagacaactgcttatcatgattgtctcaaataactaatctatgtcaatttttttattaaaacagcatgcataatccgaaggatagctaaatatttaccGGGAAAAATTCTTCAGCAAATAACACAAGCATTAATTGAGAGTCAGGTGAATtactgttctgtggtctggggaAATGTATCATTAAGCGAAGTTAGGAGGCTGCAGAATGCACAGAACaaagcagcaaggattgttttaaggtggagatatggttcttctgttgcagtcatgtgCAGTGTTGttggttggtcatcaatcgacaggataattgaaaaaaacatgcttattttatttaataatatacataatttaaaacggccaagttctattcacaacggtattcagttggtaagagacagacattccgtaaatactaggaatagattgtccaccatctatgcgttatcctgacagaaaagagaaataggcTAAATAACATTTAGATTTGGAGCAATACAGAAATGGAATAAATTAACCAAGCAAactagaaacctttcaatatatacatttaaacattattttaaaacaatttaaatataATACATAGAAACTTTATGACTAtatagtagatgaagaatcaatattttttagatcgagtatttattgggtcattGTGTTATGTATATTATGTATGTTAGTAATATGTGATCgtattgtattttaatgtttaaggactcttggaaggttagtccaaatggggactaaaagatatccagtccctgccgctcataagcatccccatagcatgatgctgccaccaccacggtagggatggtgttagacgggtgatgagctgtgcctggttttctccagacatagcgctttgcattcaggccaaatagctACATTTGTGTCACAGATCACAGAATCGTTTGCCTTATGATCAGACTTTCACGTGCCTTTTAGCAACAAAAAAGTGTCGTGTCTcatgcctttttctcaggagcgGCTCTCATCTGGCTACTCTctcataaagcccagattggtgaagtacatttattttatttttttaacctttatttaactaggcaagtaggttaagaacaaattcttattttcaatgatggcttaggaacagtgggttaactgcctgttcaggggcagaacgacagatttgtaccttgtcatctcgggggtttgagcttgcaaccttccggttactagtccagcactctaacaactaggctaccctgctgccccagagAATGGTGTCGGCTGGAGATGGCTGACGTTGTACCGGCTCCTAACCAATTGCgctatttttttgtgtgtgtgtgtgtgtgtgtgtgtgtgtgtgtgtgtgtgtgtgtcacgttgtttaACTTATTtggtacataatgtttctgccaccatctcttatgaccaagAAGAGCTTTTGGATATCAAAACAGCGTTTAATCACCTCAAACTGGAATAATATTATTTTATGTGTTGGGACACTAAGGATTTACTCCAGATATGGACAGGCCCAAATCCCAgtcattcgcatgaagaaaaGATACCGATGCAGGTCCGGGTGCCCTTTTTAGAATTTGTCGGGCAAGTGGACAACCCACCTCTACTATCCGTCCTATTGGCCAATGTACAATCATtagagaataaactggatgagcacGGTTCAAGACTGTCCtgccaacaggacattaaaaactgtaatatcttatgttcagttgtggctgaacgacgacatggattATATACAGTTGGCTATTTCTTTCTGTGCATCGGCAAGACCGAACAGCTGTTTCctgtaagacaaggggtggcggtctgtgactatttgtaaataacagctggtgtacGAAATCTAATATATAAAGGATgccttgcctgaggtagagtatgtcatgataagctgtagaccacacaatTTACCAAGAGAGTTGATCTATATTTTTCGGAGACGTCtttttaccaccacaaaccgatgctggcactaagactgcactcaacaagctgtataaagccataagcaaacaagaaaatgctcacccagaggcgacgctcctagtggccagggaattaaatgcaggaaaacttaaatctgttttacttaatttctaccagcatgttacatgtgcaaccagggggaaaaaaaaaaactctagaccacctttactacACACAAAGACTCatacaaagctctctctctcgccctccatttggcaaatctgattcctgcttacaagcaaaaactaaagcaggaagtaccagtgactcgctcaatacggaagtggtcagatgaagcagatgctaagctacaggacagttttgctagcacagactggccATTTACTTTTTccatagccttattctaaaatgtcaAATTTTTTCCCCCTCGGCAATCTACACacgtaccccataatgacagcaaaaaactgaaatatgacatttacaaaagtattcagaacctttacttagtactttgttgaagcaccttttggcagcgattacagccttgtgtcttcttgggtaagacactacaagtttggcacacctgtatttggggacttcccccattcttctctgcagatcttctcaagctctgtcagattggatggggagcgtcactgcacagttattttcaggtctctccagcgaTGTTCGATCGTGTTAAAGTCAGAGCTCTGGCTTGGCCAtgcaaggacattcagagacttgtcccgaagccactcctgcgttgtcttggctgtctgATTAGGGTTGTtatcttgttggaaggtgaaccttcgcccccagtctgagaacctgctctagagcgctcaggtattcatcaaggatctctctgtacttttctctgttaatctttccctcaaccttgactagtctcccagtccctgccgctaaaaaacatTCCCAcgtcatgatgctgccaccaccatgcttcaccgtagcgatggtgccaggtttgctccagatgtgacacttggcattcaggccaaagagttcaatcttggtttaactTCTTAGTGATCCCTTCGCGTGCCAATCCCCATTAacgggattgatttgacaacaccCAGTGAAATAGCAAAGCGCCAAATCAAAAACACTCATAATAATAATTCATAAATCACACAAGTGTAATACAccggtttaaagatgaacttcttgttaatccagccacagtgtcagatttcaaaaaggctttaatggcgaaagcaaaccatcAAACATACACAAGAAAATCTGAATTCTACCCGCCAGGCacaacacaaaagtcagaaataacatataattcatgccttacctttgaagatcttcttctgttggtaCTCCAATATGTCCATTAACTTCTTGTGACTCTCAAATCCGGGTccaggagcgtaatcatcgcctgacactaattagcctttagcaacggacataaatcttcctagaaaatatttctattcatgaaaatcacaagtgaaatgtATTGGAaaacagcttagccttttgttaatcaccctgtcatctcagattgtcaaaatatgctttacagccaaagctagacaagcatttgtgtaagtttatcatagactaacatagcattatgccttgctagcagcaggcaaccctGTAACGAatatcagaaaagcaatcaaattaaatcgtttacctttgat
This portion of the Oncorhynchus keta strain PuntledgeMale-10-30-2019 unplaced genomic scaffold, Oket_V2 Un_contig_17729_pilon_pilon, whole genome shotgun sequence genome encodes:
- the LOC127919863 gene encoding serum response factor-like, with amino-acid sequence MLPSQAGSAQSGNGSASFRDNTGHGSGVIGIRPVLVRARQSKTRVSDSISAVGMLGGNSPGVGARGGARPGNGTGPTIPQTAAQGGIGLNMGIGVRGGSRYDPDKECAPMGCSGSDADSDSGDEDDPMGSIGDNRRSVKRERLEMEAAVTGQEAGIPPGGYGVVPQGVAGAKPGKKTRGRVKIKMEFIDNKLRRYTTFSKRKTGIMKKAYELSTLTGTQVLLLVASETGHVYTFATRKLQPMITSETGKALIQTCLNSPDSPPRNDPSTDQRMSATGFEETDLTYQVSESESLGETKWDEVSYPRH